The Chryseolinea soli genome contains a region encoding:
- a CDS encoding PAS domain S-box protein, producing MLAIRRSNHPDDAERRRLEALYRSGILDTEPEQAFNDIVDLAATLCDVPTAMISFVDANRHWFKATSGTYVPSPDRTTAFCAYAIQQPGILLIPDAKHDVRFADHPAVAGVSGIRFYAGVPLVTPEGYALGTLCVWDLQPRTLSQKQVDNLYGLGRQVMKLLALRQHVQELEDQKSFLQGHNLSLHQLNQEFQASEEEIRSNLEQISELQQNLESQERQYRELVENASDLIYELDADGKFTFANSLMQTVVGFTKEELSKMHYWELVHPYYLEGVIEFYRRQRKSLTENSYLEFVLNARNGEEVWVGQNVRMFFEENGRVYKVSAITRNITELKWAERKLEGSEKRFRLLSEHAPVGIFQTDAAGQCTYVNLRWCEIAGLSEEDAMGDGWITSIHPDDRHRMVHAWRSAIAAHEEFVLEFRFIDQCKNIRWVTGRALQITDDQGLPAGYIGTLNDITELKEVHRKLEEREEMYRLLSTNSGDMVSLYKADAASTRVFVSPSVRYILGYEPDELIGQSPYALIHPEDAERVRGMIGDIVRRGTIAIMEYRLRKKNGEFIWLESNARPFLDRNGNMLGFQSSARDITKRKQFEASLQEAKEKAEEATLAKSQFLSSMSHEIRTPMNAIIGLTNLLLLDRPRKNQREQLGLLKFSGQNLLTIINDILDFSKIEAGKIALEHVDFDLTQLIAKTKDMLEHNAQQKGIPLQLVYDQTLPAVVKGDSVRLAQVITNLVSNAIKFTESGCVTLAVQDEGTRQGKRIVRFSVTDTGIGIEPSKIDAIFDSFVQADADTTRKYGGTGLGLSIARNLVNLMGSDIAVESTPGVGSTFSFTLPVEEGVNTASVQQEETTGGALRNIDIPVLLVEDNEINQMIACSFLESWGVKVDVANNGKEAVEKVAKKNYALVLMDIQMPVMDGYEATRQIRAMPDAHYRNMPILALTASAMLGMRDKVMEAGMNDFISKPFVPEDLHRKITLHARG from the coding sequence ATGTTAGCCATCCGCCGATCCAACCACCCCGATGATGCCGAGCGCAGAAGGCTCGAAGCGCTTTACCGCTCGGGTATCCTCGACACGGAACCCGAGCAAGCCTTCAACGACATTGTTGATCTGGCCGCCACGCTTTGTGATGTGCCCACGGCAATGATCAGCTTTGTGGATGCCAACCGGCATTGGTTCAAGGCTACATCGGGCACCTACGTGCCAAGCCCCGATCGAACAACGGCGTTTTGTGCGTATGCTATTCAACAACCCGGTATATTATTGATCCCCGACGCGAAGCATGATGTCAGGTTTGCCGATCATCCTGCAGTGGCAGGTGTTTCGGGTATCCGTTTTTACGCCGGCGTACCCTTGGTCACACCTGAGGGCTATGCGCTGGGTACGTTGTGTGTTTGGGATCTTCAGCCGCGCACGTTGTCACAAAAACAGGTCGACAATCTTTATGGCTTGGGACGACAAGTCATGAAGCTGCTTGCCTTGCGGCAGCACGTTCAGGAGTTGGAAGATCAAAAGTCATTTTTACAAGGACATAACCTCAGCCTGCACCAACTCAATCAGGAGTTTCAGGCTTCCGAGGAAGAGATCCGCAGCAATCTTGAGCAGATCAGCGAGCTGCAACAAAACCTGGAATCGCAGGAGCGTCAATACCGCGAGCTGGTGGAAAACGCGAGCGACCTCATCTATGAATTGGATGCCGATGGGAAGTTTACGTTTGCCAACAGCCTCATGCAAACCGTGGTGGGGTTCACCAAGGAGGAGTTGAGCAAGATGCACTATTGGGAGTTGGTTCACCCGTATTACCTGGAAGGCGTCATAGAATTTTATCGCCGCCAGCGCAAAAGCCTCACGGAGAATTCTTACCTGGAATTTGTGCTCAACGCCCGCAACGGCGAAGAGGTTTGGGTTGGTCAAAATGTGCGCATGTTCTTTGAGGAAAACGGACGTGTCTACAAAGTGAGCGCGATCACCCGGAACATCACCGAGTTGAAATGGGCGGAACGGAAACTGGAAGGCAGCGAAAAAAGATTCAGACTTTTATCGGAACATGCTCCCGTGGGAATTTTTCAGACCGACGCCGCCGGTCAGTGCACCTACGTGAACCTTCGTTGGTGCGAGATCGCCGGCCTTTCGGAAGAAGACGCCATGGGCGATGGCTGGATAACGTCCATCCACCCCGACGACCGTCACCGGATGGTTCACGCCTGGCGCAGTGCCATCGCCGCACACGAAGAATTTGTTTTAGAGTTCCGGTTTATCGACCAGTGCAAGAACATTCGCTGGGTGACCGGCCGTGCCCTGCAGATAACCGACGACCAAGGCCTGCCTGCGGGCTATATCGGAACGCTCAACGACATCACCGAACTGAAGGAAGTTCATCGCAAGCTCGAAGAACGCGAGGAGATGTATCGCTTGTTATCGACGAACTCGGGTGACATGGTTTCCCTCTACAAGGCCGACGCAGCCTCTACCCGTGTTTTTGTTTCACCGAGCGTACGCTACATTTTGGGTTATGAGCCCGACGAACTGATCGGCCAATCTCCCTATGCGCTCATTCACCCGGAAGATGCCGAGCGTGTGCGGGGTATGATCGGCGACATTGTTCGTCGTGGTACCATTGCCATTATGGAATATCGCCTGCGCAAGAAGAACGGCGAATTCATATGGCTCGAATCGAATGCCCGGCCCTTCCTCGATCGCAACGGGAACATGTTGGGCTTTCAATCGTCGGCCCGCGACATCACGAAACGCAAACAGTTTGAGGCATCGTTGCAGGAGGCAAAAGAGAAAGCGGAAGAAGCTACGTTGGCCAAAAGCCAATTCCTGTCGAGCATGAGCCATGAGATCCGTACGCCCATGAACGCCATCATTGGTCTTACGAATTTGTTGCTGCTGGATCGGCCGCGCAAAAATCAACGCGAACAATTGGGCCTGCTCAAATTCTCGGGCCAGAACCTGCTCACCATCATCAACGACATCCTCGACTTCAGCAAAATCGAAGCCGGCAAGATTGCCCTCGAGCACGTCGACTTCGACCTGACGCAACTCATCGCGAAAACAAAAGATATGCTGGAGCACAATGCCCAACAGAAGGGCATCCCGCTTCAACTGGTGTACGACCAGACGCTTCCGGCGGTCGTCAAAGGCGACTCCGTGCGATTGGCGCAAGTGATCACCAACCTGGTGAGCAATGCCATCAAGTTCACCGAATCAGGTTGTGTGACGCTGGCGGTGCAAGACGAGGGCACGCGCCAAGGCAAGCGGATCGTTCGCTTTTCCGTTACCGACACGGGCATCGGCATCGAGCCCAGTAAGATCGATGCTATATTCGACAGCTTCGTTCAGGCCGATGCCGATACCACACGCAAATACGGCGGCACGGGCCTTGGCCTCTCCATCGCCCGAAACCTGGTGAACCTCATGGGCAGTGATATTGCCGTCGAAAGTACTCCCGGTGTGGGCTCCACGTTCAGTTTTACTTTGCCGGTGGAAGAAGGGGTAAACACCGCGAGCGTTCAGCAGGAAGAGACAACTGGCGGTGCCCTTCGGAACATCGACATCCCGGTGCTGCTGGTTGAAGATAACGAGATCAACCAGATGATCGCCTGCAGTTTCCTCGAGTCGTGGGGCGTGAAGGTGGATGTGGCCAACAACGGTAAAGAAGCCGTAGAGAAAGTTGCGAAAAAGAATTATGCGCTGGTGCTGATGGACATACAAATGCCCGTGATGGACGGATATGAGGCGACGCGTCAAATTCGCGCGATGCCCGATGCGCACTACCGCAATATGCCGATCCTGGCGTTGACCGCTTCGGCCATGCTGGGGATGCGCGACAAAGTGATGGAGGCGGGGATGAACGATTTCATCAGCAAACCTTTCGTGCCGGAAGATTTGCATCGAAAGATCACCCTGCACGCTCGCGGCTAG
- a CDS encoding Hpt domain-containing protein has translation MKTKCNEVAAPITTFIVLDEKRFLAFTGSNDGVMRATASAFIKHMPTMTQDLTDAAWTDDRERVRAMLHKIKSAAGLFASALFVKTMATLETNVDGLTKPEVVQSTSRITETIDLLKEEVRIFLENLNAVVSK, from the coding sequence ATGAAAACAAAATGTAACGAGGTTGCCGCACCCATCACAACCTTCATCGTATTGGATGAAAAAAGATTCCTGGCCTTCACCGGCTCCAACGATGGTGTGATGCGGGCCACCGCCTCGGCTTTTATCAAGCACATGCCCACCATGACACAGGACCTCACCGACGCCGCCTGGACCGACGACCGAGAGCGCGTGCGTGCAATGCTTCACAAGATCAAGTCGGCAGCGGGCCTCTTCGCGTCTGCCCTCTTTGTGAAGACGATGGCGACTTTGGAAACTAATGTAGATGGGCTCACCAAACCGGAGGTGGTTCAAAGTACCAGCCGCATCACGGAAACCATAGACCTGTTGAAAGAAGAAGTCCGGATCTTTTTGGAAAACCTGAACGCAGTCGTCTCTAAATAA
- a CDS encoding sensor histidine kinase: protein MRDTKIENEAVAQENVTSLAGLELVKAKGEIEQFIYSCSHTLRAPLKSIAGLVHLLKSSEGNPEIDPRFFLESIEKTCSKMELLLDDFEQFLANSRQRVATHPVDVREILEEVLQDFQVVIEEEHIQVSMNCDQTVPFYTDKNRFRVVLSHLISNAIQFRNNEREKMEVRIHVKVFPSFCTVQVRDNGVGIEDQVRSHIFDLFYRGSMQSTGSGVGLYIVKEVLNKMKGSITVRSTETKGSTFLISIPNLMP from the coding sequence ATGAGAGACACGAAGATTGAAAACGAAGCCGTTGCACAAGAAAACGTTACCTCGCTGGCCGGCCTGGAGCTGGTGAAGGCGAAAGGAGAGATCGAACAATTTATTTATAGCTGCTCGCATACCCTCCGCGCGCCGTTGAAGTCCATCGCCGGCCTGGTCCACCTGTTGAAAAGCAGTGAAGGCAACCCGGAGATCGATCCCAGATTCTTTTTGGAGTCGATCGAAAAAACATGTAGCAAAATGGAATTGTTGCTCGATGATTTCGAACAATTCCTTGCGAATTCGCGTCAGCGGGTGGCCACTCACCCGGTAGATGTGAGGGAGATCTTGGAGGAAGTGCTGCAGGACTTTCAGGTCGTGATAGAAGAGGAACACATTCAGGTTTCCATGAACTGCGACCAAACGGTCCCATTCTACACGGACAAAAACCGCTTCCGGGTGGTCTTGTCACATCTCATTTCAAATGCCATTCAGTTTCGGAACAATGAAAGAGAAAAGATGGAGGTGCGCATTCACGTGAAGGTATTTCCATCGTTTTGTACGGTGCAGGTGCGCGACAACGGCGTGGGCATCGAGGACCAGGTTCGCTCGCATATTTTCGATCTCTTCTATCGCGGCTCCATGCAGTCAACCGGTTCCGGTGTGGGGTTGTATATCGTGAAAGAGGTTCTGAACAAGATGAAAGGTTCGATCACCGTGCGATCGACAGAAACGAAGGGGTCCACCTTTCTGATCTCTATACCCAACTTGATGCCATAA
- a CDS encoding response regulator codes for MKQKILLIEDTPDVLESLLELLDMEGYEMQGATNGSEALEKLQTFVPHLIITDLRMPEMDGFTFLKNVKSNPVHNTIPVLVFSANATPENEDKSLHLGAAGFLKKPCNIDRLLEHIQILLHHR; via the coding sequence ATGAAACAAAAGATCTTGTTGATCGAAGACACGCCCGACGTGTTGGAAAGCCTGCTGGAGCTGCTGGACATGGAGGGTTATGAGATGCAAGGGGCCACGAACGGCAGCGAGGCGCTTGAAAAGTTACAGACCTTTGTTCCCCACCTGATCATCACCGACCTGCGCATGCCGGAGATGGACGGCTTCACGTTCCTGAAGAACGTGAAGTCAAACCCCGTCCACAACACCATTCCTGTTCTGGTGTTCTCCGCCAACGCTACACCGGAGAATGAAGACAAAAGCCTTCATCTTGGCGCCGCAGGTTTTTTGAAAAAGCCCTGTAACATTGACAGGTTACTCGAGCATATTCAGATCTTATTGCATCATCGCTAG
- a CDS encoding response regulator transcription factor, with amino-acid sequence MEKTIRTLIVDDHGLMRQGMISMLASEPAIEIVGTLESGESAVNFANDKAPDLILMDIVMKGMTGIEATRWIKEQNPKIKIILVSGEVTKDFITAGIKSGIDGYLPKDSDKETLLQAIQTVMKGERHFSPEITALVFEDFYLKEKDGTGLPTRKTTELTKREEEVLVLIADGKTLKEAADILFISVKTVETHKMHIQDKLGLTNTAQLVKYAIEHDLISVNRKK; translated from the coding sequence ATGGAAAAGACCATCCGCACATTGATTGTAGACGATCACGGCCTGATGCGGCAGGGCATGATCTCCATGCTGGCAAGCGAGCCCGCCATTGAAATTGTCGGCACCCTCGAAAGCGGCGAAAGTGCCGTGAACTTTGCCAACGACAAGGCGCCGGACCTCATTCTCATGGACATTGTCATGAAAGGCATGACGGGCATCGAGGCCACCCGCTGGATCAAAGAGCAGAATCCTAAGATCAAGATCATCCTCGTCTCTGGCGAAGTAACCAAAGACTTCATCACGGCCGGCATAAAGTCGGGTATCGATGGCTATCTTCCCAAGGATTCCGACAAAGAAACTTTGCTGCAGGCGATACAGACCGTGATGAAAGGCGAGCGGCATTTCAGCCCGGAGATCACGGCGCTGGTGTTTGAGGATTTTTATCTAAAAGAAAAAGACGGCACGGGACTCCCTACACGCAAGACCACCGAACTGACAAAACGCGAAGAAGAAGTGCTGGTACTCATCGCCGACGGCAAAACGCTAAAGGAAGCGGCCGATATTCTTTTTATCAGCGTAAAGACGGTTGAAACCCATAAGATGCACATCCAGGACAAGCTGGGTCTTACCAATACGGCACAGTTGGTAAAATATGCCATCGAACACGACCTCATTTCGGTGAACCGCAAGAAGTGA